One segment of Anatilimnocola aggregata DNA contains the following:
- a CDS encoding RNA polymerase sigma factor — protein sequence MNVFEQTENGDLVELVKAAQQGDREAFGQLFERFERHVLAIALRRLNDFAEAQELCQDVFIQAMTKIQQLRQPEAFAGWLRSITNRMAINRVVRHGHDQPLDNEVLEQNCVEEQTPLEFALEDERKVRVREGLAQLGEVDRETLEAFYVRGQSLLEMADAFDAPLGTIKRRLHVARKRLAKHVEELVAV from the coding sequence ATGAACGTTTTTGAACAGACCGAGAATGGGGATTTGGTTGAACTGGTGAAGGCGGCTCAGCAGGGTGATCGGGAAGCGTTCGGCCAGTTGTTCGAGCGGTTCGAGCGGCACGTGCTCGCGATCGCGCTGCGGCGTTTGAACGACTTCGCCGAGGCGCAGGAACTTTGTCAGGACGTGTTCATTCAGGCCATGACGAAGATCCAGCAGCTCCGGCAGCCGGAAGCGTTCGCGGGTTGGCTGCGGTCGATCACGAACCGGATGGCAATCAACCGGGTTGTGCGCCACGGCCACGACCAGCCCCTCGATAACGAAGTGCTCGAGCAGAACTGCGTAGAAGAGCAGACTCCGCTGGAGTTCGCGCTCGAAGACGAGCGGAAGGTTCGTGTTCGGGAAGGGCTCGCGCAGCTGGGCGAGGTCGACCGCGAAACCCTCGAGGCGTTTTACGTCCGGGGTCAGTCGCTGCTCGAAATGGCCGATGCGTTCGATGCTCCGCTTGGAACCATCAAGCGGCGGTTGCACGTCGCTCGGAAGCGGCTCGCCAAGCACGTCGAAGAACTTGTCGCGGTGTAA